The following are from one region of the Bradyrhizobium sediminis genome:
- a CDS encoding alpha-ketoacid dehydrogenase subunit beta — protein MTYAEGIRAGFGYLFKTYPNVFAIGQGLWSPWYVGASMTDLDKEFGRERVIDSQVSELSTTGAAVGASLFGYRPIVIHPRIDFMLLAVDQIVNQAAKWHHMLGGQVSPSLVIRAIINRGGEQGAQHSQALHSWFAHIPGLRVVMPATATDARDLLIAATLSNDPVLYIDDRWLYDWDDEATPIVELDLARQGPLVRRQGTDLTIAAASFSVRLAMQAAEELAKQGISAEVVDVRVLNPIDPAPIVESVRKTGRLLAVDGGWRTCGFAGELLALASESLPSSTWKSPPRRVTLVDAPAPTSKPLEDAYYTKASDVVAAAQSLI, from the coding sequence ATGACTTACGCGGAAGGCATCCGCGCCGGATTTGGGTATCTGTTCAAGACCTATCCGAACGTGTTCGCGATTGGCCAGGGACTGTGGAGTCCCTGGTATGTCGGGGCCTCAATGACCGATCTCGACAAGGAGTTCGGCCGCGAGCGCGTCATCGACAGCCAGGTCAGCGAGCTCTCGACGACGGGCGCGGCGGTCGGCGCCTCGCTGTTCGGCTACCGCCCGATCGTGATTCATCCCAGGATCGACTTCATGCTGCTGGCGGTCGACCAGATCGTCAATCAGGCGGCTAAATGGCACCACATGCTGGGCGGGCAGGTCAGCCCGTCGCTCGTGATCCGCGCCATCATCAATCGCGGCGGCGAGCAGGGGGCCCAGCATAGCCAGGCGCTGCATTCCTGGTTTGCCCATATTCCAGGACTGCGGGTTGTGATGCCGGCCACCGCAACGGACGCACGCGACCTGCTGATCGCGGCGACGCTGAGCAACGACCCGGTACTCTATATCGACGATCGCTGGCTCTACGACTGGGACGACGAGGCCACACCGATTGTCGAACTCGATCTCGCCCGACAGGGGCCGCTGGTGCGGCGGCAGGGTACCGACCTGACGATCGCTGCGGCAAGCTTCTCCGTGCGCCTTGCCATGCAGGCCGCCGAAGAACTGGCGAAGCAGGGCATCTCCGCGGAGGTCGTGGACGTGCGCGTGCTAAACCCAATAGATCCTGCGCCGATCGTCGAATCCGTCCGCAAGACCGGACGTCTTCTCGCCGTCGATGGTGGCTGGCGAACCTGCGGCTTCGCGGGAGAACTGCTGGCGCTGGCGTCTGAAAGTCTGCCGAGCTCGACCTGGAAATCGCCGCCGCGGCGCGTGACGCTGGTCGATGCGCCTGCGCCGACATCGAAGCCGCTCGAAGACGCTTACTACACCAAAGCGTCCGATGTCGTCGCCGCCGCCCAATCCCTGATCTGA
- a CDS encoding sugar transferase, with translation MKRIFDIVVSAVGLLGTSVVLLPTMFLIWRQDGFSPFYIAPRTGMNERPFRMVKLRSMIKNADKSGVDSTSAGDNRITAVGRFVRKYKLDEMTQLWNVLKGDMSLVGPRPNVKRETDLYTREEKKLLSVRPGITDFASIVFSDEANILDGKPDPDIAYNQLIRPGKSRLGLFYVENSSIWVDIQLIWLTAVSSASRSSALRGVARILQRMNAPADLVDLARRDKPLIPAPPPGATQIVTSRDAVAI, from the coding sequence ATGAAGCGCATCTTTGATATCGTGGTCTCCGCCGTCGGTTTGCTCGGCACCAGCGTGGTCCTTTTGCCGACGATGTTCCTGATCTGGCGGCAGGACGGGTTCTCGCCGTTTTATATTGCGCCGCGGACTGGCATGAACGAACGTCCGTTCCGGATGGTCAAGCTGCGATCGATGATCAAGAACGCCGACAAGTCCGGCGTCGATTCCACCTCAGCCGGCGATAACCGCATTACCGCCGTCGGCCGCTTCGTTCGCAAGTACAAGCTCGACGAGATGACGCAGCTGTGGAATGTGCTGAAGGGCGACATGAGTCTTGTCGGTCCGCGCCCCAACGTCAAGCGCGAGACCGATCTCTATACGCGGGAAGAAAAGAAGCTGCTCAGTGTTCGTCCCGGCATCACCGATTTCGCGTCGATCGTGTTTTCCGACGAAGCCAATATCCTGGATGGCAAGCCGGACCCCGACATCGCGTACAATCAGCTGATCCGGCCCGGCAAGTCGCGGCTGGGCCTGTTCTATGTCGAGAATTCCAGCATCTGGGTGGATATTCAATTGATCTGGCTGACGGCCGTATCGTCGGCCTCGCGCAGCTCAGCGTTGCGCGGCGTCGCGCGAATTCTCCAACGGATGAACGCGCCTGCGGATCTTGTCGATCTCGCCCGGCGCGACAAGCCATTGATTCCGGCGCCACCGCCGGGCGCGACGCAGATCGTCACCAGCCGGGACGCGGTCGCGATCTAG
- a CDS encoding nucleotide sugar dehydrogenase, giving the protein MKSNLIDKLKSRKAVIGIVGLGYVGLPLTLRYCEIGYKVIGFDIDQNKIDILKRGESYIEHIPAGSIKKAVAASFEPTADFSRAAEVDALILCVPTPLNKYREPDLSFVLDTVESLVPYLHSDMVVSLESTTYPGTTDEELKPRIEARGLTVGRDIFLVFSPEREDPGNQKFSTQTIPKVCGGHTPDCLQAGLALYGNVIDKVVPVSSTRAAELTKLLENIHRSVNIGLVNEMKIVADKMGIDIHEVIRAAATKPFGFVPYYPGPGIGGHCIPIDPFYLTWKAREYGMHTRFIELAGEINSSMPDYVVSKVADGLNSRKKSINGSKILILGIAYKKNVDDMRESPSVFLMERLRDLGASISYSDPHIPVFPKMRQHQFSLSSVPLTAENIAGFDCVLLATDHDKFDYEIIRTSAQLLVDCRGKFQETASHIVKA; this is encoded by the coding sequence ATGAAATCGAACTTGATTGACAAGCTTAAGTCCAGAAAGGCCGTCATCGGTATCGTCGGCCTGGGCTATGTCGGACTGCCGCTGACGCTCAGATATTGCGAGATCGGATACAAGGTCATCGGCTTCGACATCGATCAAAACAAGATCGACATTCTCAAGCGCGGCGAGTCCTACATCGAACATATTCCGGCCGGTAGCATCAAGAAGGCGGTCGCCGCCAGCTTTGAACCGACCGCCGACTTTTCGCGAGCGGCCGAGGTCGATGCCCTGATCCTTTGCGTGCCGACGCCGCTCAATAAATACCGCGAACCGGACTTGAGTTTCGTGCTCGACACGGTCGAATCGCTGGTTCCATATCTGCATTCGGACATGGTGGTTTCGTTGGAAAGCACCACCTATCCTGGCACCACGGACGAAGAGTTGAAGCCGCGCATCGAAGCGCGAGGGCTCACAGTCGGCCGCGACATCTTTCTGGTGTTTTCGCCCGAGCGCGAGGACCCAGGAAACCAGAAGTTTTCCACGCAGACAATTCCAAAGGTGTGCGGCGGACATACTCCGGATTGCCTGCAAGCCGGTCTTGCGCTTTATGGAAACGTCATCGACAAGGTTGTTCCGGTCAGTTCGACGCGCGCGGCCGAGCTGACTAAGCTTCTCGAGAACATTCACCGGTCAGTGAATATCGGCCTCGTCAACGAGATGAAAATCGTCGCCGACAAGATGGGCATCGACATCCATGAAGTCATCCGGGCCGCGGCGACCAAGCCGTTCGGCTTCGTCCCGTATTATCCGGGACCAGGGATCGGCGGCCACTGCATTCCGATCGACCCGTTTTATCTCACGTGGAAAGCGCGCGAATACGGAATGCACACGCGGTTTATCGAGCTTGCCGGCGAGATCAATTCGTCGATGCCCGACTACGTAGTCTCCAAGGTCGCGGACGGATTGAACTCAAGGAAGAAGTCAATCAACGGCAGCAAGATCCTCATTCTAGGGATCGCGTACAAGAAGAATGTTGACGACATGCGGGAGTCTCCGTCGGTATTTCTGATGGAGCGCCTGCGCGATCTCGGAGCATCAATCTCCTACAGCGATCCGCATATTCCGGTGTTTCCAAAAATGCGGCAGCATCAATTCTCACTGTCCAGCGTCCCACTCACTGCCGAAAACATCGCCGGCTTCGATTGCGTGTTGCTGGCAACCGATCATGACAAGTTTGATTACGAAATCATCAGGACAAGCGCGCAATTGCTGGTCGATTGCCGCGGCAAATTCCAGGAAACCGCCAGCCACATTGTCAAGGCATGA
- a CDS encoding Gfo/Idh/MocA family protein yields the protein MRQYPPNITSRKIRFALVGCGRIAQNHFMALKKHEDRAELVSVCDIDAKALATAAETTGAKPYHNLRELLEKSDADIVALTTPSGLHAEHTVEIAATGRHVMTEKPMATRWHDALRMVKACDEAGVRLFVVKQNRRNSTLQLLKRAMDRGRFGRIYMVNINVFWTRPQDYYDSAKWRGTWEFDGGALMNQASHYIDLLDWLIGPIESVQAYTATLARNIEVEDSGVVGVRWRSGALGSVNVTMLSYPKNFEGSITILGEKGTVRVGGVAVNEIQHWEFAESDADDEKVKSASYETTSVYGHGHPLYYDNVIEVLRGEAEPATDGRDGLKSLEVLIAAYLSARDGRRVPLPLEY from the coding sequence ATGCGCCAGTATCCCCCGAACATCACCTCACGGAAAATACGCTTTGCGCTCGTCGGGTGTGGGCGGATTGCGCAGAACCATTTTATGGCTCTCAAGAAGCATGAAGATCGCGCCGAGTTAGTGAGCGTTTGCGACATCGATGCCAAGGCGCTGGCCACCGCCGCTGAAACGACCGGCGCGAAGCCTTACCACAATTTGCGAGAGCTCCTTGAGAAGTCAGATGCTGACATAGTCGCGTTGACGACGCCGAGCGGTCTGCACGCCGAGCACACCGTGGAAATCGCGGCGACCGGTCGTCATGTCATGACCGAAAAGCCGATGGCGACGCGATGGCATGACGCCCTGCGGATGGTGAAAGCTTGCGACGAGGCCGGCGTTCGGCTGTTTGTGGTCAAGCAGAACCGTCGCAATTCGACGCTTCAGCTTCTGAAGCGGGCGATGGACAGGGGACGCTTTGGCCGCATTTACATGGTCAACATCAACGTGTTCTGGACCCGCCCGCAGGACTACTATGACAGCGCGAAATGGCGCGGGACATGGGAATTCGACGGCGGGGCTTTGATGAATCAGGCCAGCCATTACATTGATTTGTTGGATTGGCTGATCGGCCCGATCGAGAGCGTGCAGGCCTATACCGCGACCCTGGCCCGCAACATCGAGGTCGAGGATTCCGGTGTCGTTGGTGTGCGATGGCGCTCCGGCGCGCTTGGATCGGTCAACGTTACGATGCTTTCCTATCCGAAGAACTTCGAAGGCAGCATCACGATCCTAGGCGAGAAGGGCACTGTTCGAGTCGGCGGGGTTGCGGTGAACGAGATTCAGCATTGGGAATTCGCCGAGTCCGATGCTGATGACGAAAAGGTCAAATCGGCGAGCTATGAAACTACGTCGGTGTACGGACACGGGCACCCGCTCTATTATGATAACGTCATCGAGGTGCTTCGCGGTGAAGCAGAGCCAGCCACTGATGGCCGCGACGGCCTTAAATCGCTCGAGGTCCTGATCGCAGCCTACCTATCGGCCCGCGACGGCCGGCGCGTGCCTTTGCCGTTGGAATACTGA
- a CDS encoding acyltransferase codes for MAVSIHPTAIVDEGARIGDGSRIWHWVHVCGKAQIGKGCSLGQNVFVGNDVIIGNNVKIQNNVSVYDAVRIEDDVFCGPSMVFTNVYNPRSAITRKDEYRETFVRKGATLGANCTIICGCTIGENAFVAAGAVINRDVMPFALMAGVPARRLGWMCSCGRQLPKITGDVACDACGRCYTISKQSCTLLSEATR; via the coding sequence ATGGCCGTCAGCATTCACCCCACAGCTATCGTTGACGAAGGTGCCCGAATTGGGGACGGAAGCCGGATCTGGCACTGGGTTCATGTTTGCGGGAAAGCTCAGATTGGCAAGGGCTGCTCGCTCGGACAGAATGTCTTTGTTGGCAACGACGTTATCATCGGCAACAACGTCAAGATCCAGAACAATGTGTCTGTCTATGATGCGGTCCGCATCGAGGACGACGTGTTTTGCGGCCCGAGCATGGTTTTCACCAACGTCTATAATCCGCGGTCTGCAATCACCCGCAAGGACGAGTACCGGGAAACGTTCGTTCGCAAGGGTGCGACGCTGGGTGCGAATTGCACGATAATCTGCGGCTGCACCATCGGGGAGAATGCGTTTGTCGCCGCAGGCGCGGTAATTAATCGTGATGTGATGCCGTTCGCCTTGATGGCTGGAGTACCGGCGCGCCGGCTCGGATGGATGTGTAGCTGTGGCCGTCAGCTTCCGAAAATCACGGGTGACGTGGCCTGTGACGCATGCGGTCGCTGCTACACGATCAGCAAGCAAAGCTGCACCCTTCTGTCCGAGGCAACGAGATGA
- a CDS encoding DegT/DnrJ/EryC1/StrS family aminotransferase, with amino-acid sequence MTIQFIDLKSQYRAMREPIDDRIQKVLNHAQFIMGPEVREMEGRLEAYVSARHCISVASGTEALLIALMAIGIGQGDEVVTTPFTFAATAEVIALLGAVPVFVDIEDDTCNIDPKLIEAAITPRTRAIMPVSLYGQAADMDEINAIALRHNIPVIEDAAQSFGAEYKGRKSGNLSTIGCTSFFPSKPLGCYGDGGAIFVSDDALGKAMREIRVHGQEKRYHHTRIGVGGRMDTLQCAVVLAKLDNFAWEVEQRIVLGERYRTMLSGIPGVQLPVVRRDRNCVWAQFTIQTDQRDQLISSLGKAGVPTAVHYPVPLHQQPVYGPLCRIVGSLEISERIAKRVVSLPMHPYMDNDTMQLIVSALKSAVSGS; translated from the coding sequence ATGACGATCCAATTCATCGATCTCAAGTCGCAGTACCGCGCCATGCGGGAGCCGATTGACGATCGGATCCAGAAGGTCCTGAATCACGCTCAATTCATCATGGGGCCGGAAGTTCGGGAGATGGAGGGCCGGCTCGAGGCCTATGTCAGTGCGCGTCACTGCATCAGTGTCGCCTCGGGTACCGAAGCCTTGCTCATCGCACTCATGGCCATCGGCATCGGTCAAGGCGACGAAGTGGTCACGACACCCTTTACCTTTGCCGCTACAGCTGAGGTGATCGCGCTTCTCGGCGCCGTGCCGGTATTCGTCGATATCGAGGATGACACCTGCAATATCGATCCGAAGCTAATCGAAGCCGCTATCACGCCACGTACCAGGGCGATAATGCCCGTCTCACTGTACGGTCAGGCTGCCGACATGGATGAGATTAATGCCATCGCGCTTCGGCACAATATTCCGGTGATCGAGGATGCCGCGCAGAGTTTTGGCGCTGAGTATAAGGGCCGCAAGAGTGGCAACCTGTCCACGATTGGCTGTACGAGCTTTTTCCCGAGCAAACCGCTGGGATGTTACGGCGATGGCGGTGCCATCTTCGTGTCTGATGATGCTCTCGGCAAAGCGATGCGTGAAATTCGCGTTCACGGCCAAGAAAAGCGGTACCACCATACGCGCATCGGCGTGGGTGGTCGGATGGACACCCTGCAGTGTGCGGTCGTGCTGGCGAAGCTCGACAACTTCGCTTGGGAAGTTGAACAGCGGATAGTGCTCGGCGAACGGTACAGGACGATGCTGTCAGGAATCCCTGGCGTTCAGCTGCCGGTGGTGCGCAGAGATCGCAACTGCGTCTGGGCGCAATTCACAATTCAGACCGATCAACGTGATCAGCTGATATCGTCACTCGGCAAGGCCGGTGTTCCGACTGCGGTTCACTATCCCGTCCCGCTGCATCAGCAGCCGGTTTACGGTCCGCTTTGCCGCATTGTGGGATCACTGGAGATTTCGGAACGTATAGCAAAGCGGGTCGTCAGTCTTCCCATGCATCCCTATATGGACAATGACACCATGCAGCTGATCGTAAGCGCGCTCAAAAGCGCGGTGAGTGGTAGCTGA
- the wecB gene encoding non-hydrolyzing UDP-N-acetylglucosamine 2-epimerase, with translation MKIVTIIGARPQFIKAAALSRAIKDRFAGRVEEILIHTGQHHDDNMSKVFFDELDIPDPRHHLGISGGRHGEMTGRMLGAIEAKLIEEKPDWVLIYGDTNSTLAGALAAVKLHIPLAHVEAGLRSFNMRMPEEVNRIVSDRFSTLLFCPTATAVVNLAAEGITKGVHNVGDVMYDVALFYKTLARQQTNILARLGLEEGRYLLATCHRAENTDDPQRLSQIMQVMVELARDFPVVFPLHPRTRDLLVTHGLSDKLASLKVTLPLPFLDMVALEQSAHLILTDSGGVQKEAYFFGVPCVTMRDETEWIETVSLGWNKIAGADKNKILAAVRNFVRPAVAQETLYGTGDASGAIIQAML, from the coding sequence ATGAAGATCGTTACAATCATTGGAGCGAGGCCGCAATTCATCAAGGCGGCGGCGCTGTCGCGCGCAATAAAAGATCGCTTTGCCGGTCGCGTCGAAGAAATCCTGATTCACACAGGGCAGCATCACGACGATAACATGTCGAAGGTGTTCTTCGACGAACTTGATATCCCCGATCCTCGCCATCATCTTGGAATCTCCGGCGGTCGACACGGAGAAATGACCGGCCGAATGCTGGGGGCGATCGAGGCCAAGCTGATCGAGGAAAAGCCGGACTGGGTTCTGATCTACGGCGACACCAATAGCACGCTGGCCGGCGCACTAGCGGCAGTTAAACTTCATATTCCGCTCGCGCACGTCGAAGCGGGGCTGCGCTCCTTCAATATGCGGATGCCGGAAGAGGTCAATCGTATCGTTTCCGACCGGTTTTCTACGCTGTTGTTCTGTCCGACCGCTACAGCGGTCGTCAATCTGGCTGCCGAAGGCATCACGAAGGGCGTTCACAATGTTGGTGACGTCATGTACGATGTTGCCCTGTTTTACAAGACGCTGGCCCGCCAGCAGACGAACATTCTTGCCAGACTTGGGCTTGAAGAAGGGCGCTACCTGCTCGCTACTTGCCATAGGGCTGAAAATACTGACGATCCACAAAGGCTGTCGCAGATCATGCAGGTGATGGTCGAGCTTGCGCGGGACTTTCCGGTTGTTTTTCCGCTCCATCCGCGGACGCGTGATTTGCTGGTGACGCACGGCCTGTCTGACAAGCTCGCATCGCTTAAGGTCACGTTGCCTCTGCCATTCCTCGATATGGTAGCGCTCGAGCAGTCGGCGCACCTTATCTTGACCGACTCCGGCGGCGTTCAGAAGGAGGCATACTTCTTCGGCGTTCCCTGCGTAACGATGCGCGACGAGACGGAATGGATCGAAACCGTTTCACTCGGTTGGAATAAGATCGCCGGCGCAGACAAGAATAAAATTCTGGCTGCCGTCCGAAATTTTGTCAGGCCTGCCGTGGCTCAAGAGACGCTGTACGGTACCGGCGACGCCAGCGGTGCTATCATTCAGGCTATGCTCTGA
- a CDS encoding AglZ/HisF2 family acetamidino modification protein — translation MLKTRVIPCLLLREYGLYKTVKFKTPKYVGDPVNAVRIFNDKEVDEILLLDIGATPDKREPNFELIGDIAGECFMPLTYGGGIRSIDQIKRLHRLGVEKISLNSAAFLDRRLVAESCDKFGSSSIVAAIDTRRTLLGRHEVWIDGGRSNTKEDPVRYAAELAKLGVGEILINSIDRDGTASGYDIELLKRIAASVDVPIIACGGAGSIEDMRRVVLEAGVSAVAAGSMFVFHGKHRAVLISYPSQEELTKFLP, via the coding sequence ATGCTGAAGACCCGCGTCATTCCGTGCCTGCTGCTGCGCGAGTATGGCCTCTATAAGACAGTCAAGTTCAAGACGCCCAAATACGTGGGTGATCCCGTTAACGCGGTCCGGATCTTCAACGACAAGGAAGTCGACGAAATTCTGCTGCTCGACATCGGCGCAACCCCGGACAAGCGTGAGCCCAATTTTGAACTGATCGGCGATATCGCTGGCGAATGTTTCATGCCGCTGACCTACGGCGGCGGCATCAGATCGATCGACCAAATAAAGCGCCTCCACCGACTTGGCGTCGAGAAAATCTCACTGAACAGTGCCGCATTCCTCGACCGGCGGCTGGTAGCAGAAAGCTGCGACAAATTCGGAAGCTCAAGCATCGTCGCCGCCATCGATACCCGGCGCACGCTTCTTGGCAGGCATGAAGTCTGGATCGACGGCGGCCGGTCGAACACTAAGGAAGATCCAGTCCGCTATGCGGCGGAACTCGCGAAGCTCGGCGTCGGTGAAATTCTTATAAATTCGATCGACCGGGATGGCACGGCGAGCGGATATGACATCGAACTGCTCAAGAGAATAGCGGCGTCGGTTGACGTCCCAATCATCGCATGCGGTGGCGCAGGTTCGATCGAAGACATGCGGCGTGTCGTATTAGAAGCCGGGGTATCCGCAGTTGCCGCGGGAAGCATGTTCGTGTTTCACGGAAAACATCGCGCCGTGCTCATCAGCTATCCGTCACAGGAAGAACTTACCAAATTTCTGCCGTGA
- the hisH gene encoding imidazole glycerol phosphate synthase subunit HisH produces the protein MLLKMIAVVDYDIGTVGSVFNMLRKVGAKAVITRAPDILRAADKLVLPGVGSFDEAISNLHRLELFDLLNELVTEQHKPILGVCLGAQLVAKSSEEGKLAGFGWIDAQIVRFKTAKDQKLRIPHMGWNTIKPTRPGIGIFADLPEPMRFYFVHSYHMLPSSPADALATTDYGYPFVSVMGHQNVLAMQFHPEKSHKFGLQIYKNFSEHFVSC, from the coding sequence GTGCTACTCAAGATGATCGCTGTTGTTGATTACGATATCGGCACAGTCGGATCCGTGTTCAACATGCTTCGCAAGGTCGGTGCCAAGGCGGTGATCACGCGCGCACCTGACATTTTGCGCGCGGCCGACAAGCTGGTGTTGCCCGGGGTCGGCTCATTCGACGAGGCGATCTCGAATTTGCATCGGTTGGAGCTTTTCGACCTGCTCAACGAACTGGTGACCGAACAACACAAGCCGATCCTTGGCGTATGCCTCGGCGCACAATTGGTCGCGAAATCGAGCGAAGAAGGCAAGCTCGCTGGTTTCGGCTGGATCGACGCCCAGATCGTTCGGTTCAAGACCGCAAAGGATCAGAAGTTGCGCATTCCGCATATGGGCTGGAACACGATCAAGCCGACGCGCCCCGGCATTGGCATCTTCGCAGATCTGCCCGAGCCGATGCGGTTCTATTTCGTTCATTCCTACCATATGCTGCCGTCGTCACCGGCCGATGCGCTGGCGACGACTGACTACGGCTATCCGTTTGTCAGCGTCATGGGCCACCAAAACGTGCTCGCCATGCAATTTCATCCTGAGAAGAGTCACAAATTTGGCCTTCAGATCTACAAGAATTTCAGCGAGCACTTCGTCTCATGCTGA
- a CDS encoding O-antigen ligase family protein yields MNETRLSFHIPAKWRDVERWRTTADVFATLAAVTLPWSTSLPAIFIVLWLVALTPTLEVPHVLEMLRRPVCALPIAFAALALIGTLWSEVAWAARIHSASSSVKFFVLPLLFYHFERSTRGAWLLAGFIGSCFLLEILSWIVTVKPNLSLKRDAVYGVPVKNWIDQGQEFVFCAVVLVWAALRLLRSRKPILAIGFMALATSFFLNMAFVNVSRTALVCLPIMLLMLILLELNLREMLLTITASIVLVAVVWISSPLVRTKAEAIFTDFISYRDSRASTSGGQRLEFWRKSLGFVAIAPIIGHGTGSTLSLFEQAAVNQTGVSAEVVANPHNQTLYSAIQWGSVGVLILFAMWLAHLLLFRGEEFAARVGFLVVLQNIVGSLFNSHLLDFHEGWMYVLGVGVAGGILMKKRHDETR; encoded by the coding sequence ATGAATGAAACCAGGCTGTCATTCCATATCCCAGCAAAATGGCGCGACGTCGAACGCTGGCGGACGACCGCTGACGTTTTTGCGACATTAGCTGCAGTCACGCTGCCATGGTCTACTTCGCTCCCCGCCATTTTTATTGTGCTCTGGCTCGTGGCTCTGACCCCTACACTAGAAGTTCCTCATGTCCTGGAAATGCTTAGGCGGCCGGTTTGCGCGTTACCTATCGCCTTCGCAGCACTGGCCCTGATTGGAACCTTATGGTCGGAAGTAGCATGGGCGGCGCGGATACATTCGGCGAGTTCAAGTGTGAAATTTTTCGTTTTGCCGCTTCTTTTTTACCACTTCGAGAGGTCAACGCGTGGGGCATGGCTTCTGGCAGGTTTCATTGGGTCCTGTTTTTTGCTGGAGATATTGTCTTGGATAGTCACTGTTAAACCCAACCTCAGCTTGAAGCGAGACGCCGTGTATGGCGTACCGGTCAAAAATTGGATTGATCAAGGTCAGGAGTTTGTGTTTTGCGCCGTTGTGCTTGTTTGGGCCGCTCTTCGCTTGCTCAGAAGCCGGAAACCCATCTTGGCGATTGGATTCATGGCGCTGGCGACAAGTTTTTTTCTCAACATGGCCTTTGTAAACGTTTCGCGCACAGCCTTGGTTTGTTTGCCAATTATGCTCCTGATGTTAATTCTGCTTGAGTTGAATCTTCGAGAAATGCTTCTTACGATAACTGCTTCGATCGTTCTTGTTGCCGTGGTATGGATTTCGTCACCTCTTGTGCGTACAAAGGCCGAGGCAATTTTTACGGATTTTATCAGTTATCGGGATTCCCGCGCGTCAACTTCAGGAGGGCAGCGGCTTGAATTTTGGCGAAAATCTTTGGGATTCGTTGCCATCGCTCCAATCATCGGTCACGGGACGGGTTCTACTTTGTCCCTATTTGAGCAAGCTGCAGTCAATCAAACGGGCGTTTCAGCTGAAGTGGTTGCAAACCCACACAATCAAACATTGTATTCCGCAATACAATGGGGCTCGGTCGGAGTTTTGATTCTCTTTGCCATGTGGCTCGCGCATTTGCTGCTATTTCGTGGCGAGGAATTTGCCGCACGGGTGGGATTTTTGGTCGTTTTACAGAATATTGTAGGTTCGTTATTCAATTCACACCTTTTAGACTTTCATGAGGGATGGATGTACGTCTTGGGCGTTGGTGTCGCTGGTGGCATCCTGATGAAAAAACGGCACGATGAGACCCGATGA